In one window of Dehalococcoidia bacterium DNA:
- a CDS encoding LLM class flavin-dependent oxidoreductase encodes MKLCWFHLMPYRYLPEDFEEKYRSVWVDVPSHLFDPVKANELYNEYLDELEFADQVGFDGICVNEHHNNAYGIMPSPNITAATLTRRTKNAAIVVLGNSLALYNPPLRVAEEFAMLDCISGGRLVAGFPVGTSMDTNYAYGEPPATLREKYYEAHDLVMKAWTEPEPFAFNGKHNQVRYANIWPRPLQQPHPPVWIPGGGSVETWEWTARMDYVYCYLSYFGYKRGIQVMDGFWKEMESLGVDDNPYRAGFLQLVCVAETDEKAKELYAEHVDYFYKKCLHVYEGFAEAPGYRTIRTIKSGAVQQVGAAASRYRQRLTWEDYVEQGYVIAGSPQTVVEQLRKAIEGLRVGHLMTLLQIGSMPRDLTMMNTELFATEVKPYIEDMWDEYEDRWWPQPVAEPDRASPAPVAGD; translated from the coding sequence ATGAAACTCTGCTGGTTCCACCTTATGCCGTACCGGTATCTCCCTGAGGACTTCGAGGAGAAGTACAGGAGCGTGTGGGTAGATGTGCCCAGCCACCTGTTCGATCCGGTAAAGGCCAACGAGCTCTATAACGAGTATCTCGATGAGCTTGAGTTCGCCGACCAGGTGGGGTTCGACGGCATCTGCGTCAACGAGCACCACAACAACGCCTACGGAATCATGCCGTCGCCGAATATCACGGCAGCCACGCTTACCCGGCGCACCAAGAACGCTGCAATCGTCGTCCTTGGCAACAGCCTCGCTTTGTACAACCCGCCCCTGAGGGTGGCGGAGGAGTTCGCGATGCTGGACTGCATCAGTGGCGGCAGGCTGGTGGCTGGATTCCCTGTCGGCACCTCGATGGACACCAACTACGCCTATGGCGAACCTCCGGCAACTTTGCGCGAGAAGTACTACGAGGCGCACGACCTGGTCATGAAGGCCTGGACGGAGCCGGAGCCGTTTGCGTTCAATGGCAAGCACAACCAGGTGAGGTACGCCAACATATGGCCCAGGCCGCTCCAGCAGCCCCATCCGCCGGTCTGGATACCTGGCGGTGGGTCCGTTGAAACGTGGGAGTGGACCGCGCGCATGGACTACGTCTACTGCTACCTGAGCTACTTCGGGTACAAGCGCGGCATCCAGGTCATGGACGGCTTCTGGAAGGAGATGGAGTCCCTGGGTGTGGACGACAATCCGTACAGGGCCGGATTCCTTCAACTGGTCTGTGTCGCCGAGACCGACGAGAAGGCCAAGGAACTCTACGCAGAGCACGTCGACTACTTCTACAAGAAGTGTCTCCATGTGTACGAGGGATTCGCGGAGGCTCCCGGCTACCGCACGATTCGGACGATAAAGTCCGGTGCAGTACAGCAGGTCGGCGCCGCTGCGAGCAGATATAGACAGCGCCTGACGTGGGAAGACTACGTGGAACAGGGCTACGTCATAGCAGGCAGCCCCCAGACAGTTGTTGAGCAACTGCGCAAGGCCATAGAAGGGCTACGCGTGGGCCACCTGATGACGCTTCTTCAGATCGGTTCCATGCCGCGCGACCTGACCATGATGAACACAGAGCTGTTTGCGACCGAGGTCAAGCCATACATCGAAGACATGTGGGACGAGTACGAAGACCGCTGGTGGCCACAGCCGGTCGCCGAGCCCGACAGGGCCTCACCAGCCCCAGTAGCCGGCGACTAG
- the acsA gene encoding acetate--CoA ligase — translation MTTGDSFETIGKPPVSDFDVAPNLDRENVTEFDWQQMYSELDWLPGGGLNKAHEAIDRHANGRKRDKLAMIWEGKNGEREDYTFGDMKRETDKFANVLKSLGIQTGDRVFTFMDRLPEQFISVFGILKAGGIAGPLFSAFGPDPVKDRLQDSGAKVLITQPDLRRRIAHIIPELFDLQHIIIVNKDGRDPAPIDSQDLDYYEEMGKASADFTTVNTSQYDFSIMHYTSGTTGKPKGAVHRHQAVVQQYATGKWALDLHEDDIYWCTADPGWVTGTSYGMLAPWTNGVTQLIYEGGFRASAWYEQIQKHKVTVWYTAPTAIRMLMKAGDEIPKRYDLSTLRFTASVGEPLNPEAVVWGKEAIGHAFHDNWWQTETGAIMCANYASMPIKPGSMGRPIPGVQLGIVDENFDPVPTGEDGNLVVRPGWPSMFHQYWQNLEMYNSRFKKGWYITGDTARVDEDGYFWFVGRADDVINTAGHLVGPFEVESALIEHEAVAEAGVIGKPDPIAMEVVKAFVSLKDGYEETPQLRREIMQFARSKLSAAVAPREIDFIPGLPKTRSGKIMRRLLKARELGLPEGDTSTLEED, via the coding sequence ATGACCACTGGGGATTCATTCGAGACGATTGGCAAACCACCTGTCAGCGACTTCGACGTCGCCCCGAACCTGGACCGTGAAAACGTCACAGAGTTCGACTGGCAGCAGATGTACTCCGAGCTTGACTGGCTGCCAGGAGGTGGGCTGAACAAGGCTCACGAAGCAATCGATCGTCACGCCAACGGCAGAAAGCGCGACAAACTCGCGATGATCTGGGAAGGCAAGAACGGCGAGCGTGAGGACTACACGTTCGGCGACATGAAGCGTGAGACCGACAAATTCGCCAATGTTCTGAAGAGCCTCGGCATCCAGACCGGCGATCGTGTGTTTACTTTCATGGACCGCCTTCCCGAGCAGTTCATTTCCGTGTTCGGGATCCTGAAGGCCGGAGGCATCGCTGGCCCCCTGTTCTCGGCATTCGGACCTGACCCCGTGAAGGACAGGCTCCAGGACTCAGGGGCTAAGGTACTGATCACCCAGCCCGACCTGCGGCGGCGAATCGCGCATATTATTCCGGAGTTGTTCGACCTCCAGCACATAATCATTGTGAACAAGGACGGCCGCGATCCAGCGCCCATTGACTCTCAGGACCTCGACTATTACGAGGAGATGGGTAAGGCGTCAGCGGACTTCACAACTGTGAACACGTCCCAGTATGACTTCTCGATCATGCACTACACGTCCGGCACGACGGGCAAGCCGAAGGGCGCGGTGCATCGCCACCAGGCCGTCGTCCAGCAATACGCAACCGGAAAGTGGGCGCTGGACCTGCATGAAGACGACATCTACTGGTGCACTGCCGACCCAGGGTGGGTCACCGGAACGTCGTATGGAATGCTTGCGCCATGGACAAATGGTGTCACGCAATTGATCTACGAAGGCGGCTTCCGGGCAAGCGCGTGGTACGAACAGATCCAGAAGCACAAGGTTACGGTCTGGTATACCGCCCCAACCGCGATCAGGATGCTGATGAAGGCAGGCGACGAGATCCCCAAGCGGTACGATCTCTCTACTCTGCGCTTCACTGCCAGCGTCGGCGAGCCCCTGAACCCTGAAGCAGTCGTTTGGGGCAAGGAAGCGATCGGTCACGCCTTCCATGACAACTGGTGGCAGACTGAGACCGGCGCGATCATGTGCGCCAACTACGCCTCCATGCCCATCAAGCCTGGCTCGATGGGCAGGCCGATCCCAGGCGTGCAGCTTGGCATCGTGGACGAGAACTTCGATCCTGTACCTACCGGTGAGGACGGCAATCTGGTCGTCAGACCCGGATGGCCCTCCATGTTCCACCAGTACTGGCAGAACCTGGAGATGTACAATTCCAGGTTCAAGAAGGGCTGGTACATCACGGGCGACACGGCGCGGGTGGATGAAGATGGGTACTTCTGGTTTGTTGGCCGCGCCGATGATGTCATCAACACGGCCGGACACCTTGTCGGTCCGTTCGAGGTCGAGAGCGCTCTCATAGAGCATGAGGCGGTCGCTGAGGCCGGAGTGATTGGCAAACCCGACCCGATCGCGATGGAGGTCGTCAAGGCCTTCGTGTCGCTGAAGGACGGCTACGAGGAGACTCCTCAGCTTCGCCGAGAGATTATGCAGTTCGCAAGGTCAAAGCTATCCGCGGCAGTCGCGCCTCGTGAGATCGACTTCATACCGGGCCTTCCGAAGACTCGTTCTGGAAAGATCATGCGCCGACTCCTGAAAGCCCGTGAACTTGGGCTCCCTGAAGGCGACACCAGTACGCTCGAAGAAGACTAA
- a CDS encoding enoyl-CoA hydratase/isomerase family protein, with translation MSYEHLLLDVQDRIGIIKLNRPEVLNAMNRKLFSEIDAAVTQLEEDDGIHAIIFTGAGERAFSAGADIHEMAEQATMETPPPPDPRRPEYSWHIAAASKPTIGALNGLAFGGGAVLASSFDIRVGCERTRFRFLAVQYGRVNSTWSLPQQVGWPIAKELLFTARVVEAEEAHRIGLLNHLVPAEQLMDKAMELAGLIADNDPRMVQGVKQLLIDDIGEGWRNHYDSELDAQATTLAPTPVLEGFKPFLDRKGRI, from the coding sequence GTGAGCTACGAACACCTATTGCTTGATGTACAGGACCGTATTGGCATCATAAAGCTGAACCGGCCTGAAGTCCTGAACGCGATGAACCGGAAGTTGTTCAGCGAGATTGACGCAGCAGTGACTCAATTGGAAGAAGATGACGGCATTCATGCCATCATCTTCACTGGTGCCGGCGAGCGCGCCTTCTCAGCGGGGGCAGACATCCATGAGATGGCCGAGCAGGCGACGATGGAAACTCCACCGCCTCCTGATCCCAGACGCCCCGAGTATTCCTGGCACATAGCGGCCGCCAGCAAGCCAACTATCGGTGCTCTGAACGGCCTGGCCTTTGGAGGGGGAGCCGTGCTCGCCTCCAGCTTCGACATCCGTGTCGGCTGCGAACGCACCAGATTCCGCTTCCTTGCGGTGCAGTACGGCAGGGTGAACTCCACATGGAGCCTTCCCCAGCAAGTAGGTTGGCCCATTGCCAAGGAACTGCTATTCACCGCGCGAGTGGTCGAGGCAGAGGAAGCCCATCGAATCGGCCTGCTTAACCACCTGGTCCCGGCTGAACAGCTAATGGACAAGGCCATGGAACTGGCCGGTCTCATCGCCGACAACGATCCTCGAATGGTACAGGGCGTCAAGCAACTTCTCATCGATGACATCGGCGAGGGGTGGCGAAATCACTACGACAGCGAGTTGGATGCACAGGCCACCACGTTGGCGCCAACGCCAGTCCTCGAAGGCTTCAAGCCCTTCCTTGACAGGAAGGGAAGAATCTAA
- a CDS encoding CoA transferase — MTELQTPLEGLRLLDLGRYQAGPRCALMFARMGAEVIKVESVGGDESRRNGPRVRGQSAYWVQYNSGKKSLAINLRTDEGKEVLRDLVKESDFFLQNFRPGTIDIMGFGYETLKELNPKIIMINVSAYGQYGPYKERVGFDPIGQAMGGLMSLTGFPDDPPIRTFFPLIDRITSLHATIGALAALREREISGMGQELEVCLADTGYTVNEIPISAYLGDGYEQPREGNGRGTGGTYKTADGWMIIAATNENMWTRLCEAVERPDWLEDERFTTRELRTQNADALEEGLSEWFADKEMQPTADHLAAHGVPCSPVNTTAQAARDPHLTEREVMMEVPDPVAGTMWVTGKSVKFSRTPMVVGTTPMVGEHTTEILSDVLGYDDSRIQSLHDSAVVKSAERVAAAAD, encoded by the coding sequence ATGACCGAACTCCAGACTCCCCTCGAAGGACTCAGGCTACTCGATCTCGGACGATACCAGGCTGGACCCCGTTGCGCGCTGATGTTCGCGCGAATGGGCGCCGAGGTCATCAAGGTCGAATCGGTCGGCGGAGACGAAAGCCGTCGAAACGGACCGCGAGTTCGGGGCCAGAGCGCATACTGGGTTCAGTACAACTCGGGCAAGAAGAGCCTCGCAATCAATCTTAGGACGGATGAGGGCAAAGAAGTCCTTAGAGACCTAGTCAAGGAGTCGGACTTCTTCTTACAGAACTTCAGGCCGGGCACCATCGACATCATGGGATTCGGTTATGAGACTCTAAAAGAGTTGAACCCAAAGATAATCATGATTAACGTATCGGCCTACGGCCAGTACGGTCCGTACAAGGAGCGCGTGGGCTTCGATCCAATCGGGCAGGCAATGGGCGGCCTGATGTCGCTGACAGGCTTCCCGGACGACCCACCGATACGCACCTTCTTCCCGCTGATCGACAGGATAACTTCGCTTCATGCGACGATAGGCGCGCTGGCAGCCCTGCGTGAACGTGAGATCTCTGGCATGGGACAGGAACTGGAAGTGTGTCTGGCCGACACAGGCTACACCGTCAACGAGATTCCCATATCCGCCTACCTCGGCGACGGCTACGAGCAGCCGCGCGAGGGCAACGGACGCGGTACCGGAGGGACCTACAAGACAGCTGACGGCTGGATGATCATCGCAGCCACTAACGAGAATATGTGGACCCGCCTCTGCGAGGCCGTGGAACGTCCCGATTGGCTGGAGGACGAACGCTTCACGACACGCGAGCTTCGCACGCAGAATGCCGACGCTCTCGAAGAGGGTCTGAGCGAGTGGTTCGCCGACAAGGAAATGCAGCCTACAGCCGACCACCTCGCGGCGCACGGCGTTCCGTGCTCCCCAGTCAACACGACTGCTCAGGCGGCGAGGGACCCGCATCTCACGGAACGTGAGGTCATGATGGAGGTGCCCGACCCCGTCGCAGGCACGATGTGGGTAACCGGAAAATCGGTCAAGTTCAGCCGGACTCCGATGGTTGTCGGTACTACCCCGATGGTTGGTGAGCACACCACAGAGATCCTCAGTGATGTGCTTGGCTACGACGACTCGAGGATCCAGTCACTGCACGATTCGGCAGTCGTCAAGTCGGCAGAACGTGTAGCCGCTGCGGCTGATTAG
- a CDS encoding SDR family oxidoreductase, with translation MVTGNLQGRVALVTGSGRNIGRATVLELARQGANVVTNARANSEEAEAVAAEARELGVRAIATTADVADQGAVYRMVGEAIAEFGRVDILVNNAGMRASKPFTEMTVEDWREVNGVNMDGPFFACQAVVPGMIDRGWGRIINVSGLNAFKGRAEWAHVCAGKMGALGMTRALAAELAQHGILVNHIVPGAFDTSRVEGQSTPAPNADIPVGRLGMPEEIAHTVAFLSSEGAAYITGQSIHVNGGVLIA, from the coding sequence GTGGTAACAGGCAATCTCCAGGGTAGAGTGGCCCTCGTAACCGGCTCTGGGCGCAACATAGGCCGCGCAACCGTGCTGGAATTGGCGCGCCAGGGTGCAAACGTCGTAACTAATGCGCGTGCCAACAGCGAGGAGGCTGAGGCCGTTGCAGCGGAGGCCCGCGAACTCGGAGTACGGGCAATTGCCACGACCGCCGACGTTGCGGACCAGGGTGCCGTCTACAGGATGGTCGGAGAGGCGATAGCTGAATTCGGGCGGGTCGACATTCTCGTCAATAACGCAGGGATGCGTGCCTCAAAGCCTTTTACAGAGATGACTGTGGAAGACTGGCGCGAGGTGAACGGTGTCAACATGGACGGACCGTTCTTCGCGTGTCAGGCCGTTGTGCCAGGGATGATTGATCGTGGCTGGGGTCGGATTATCAATGTTTCCGGACTCAACGCCTTCAAGGGTCGTGCCGAGTGGGCGCACGTCTGCGCGGGCAAGATGGGAGCGCTGGGCATGACGAGAGCGCTCGCCGCAGAACTCGCGCAGCACGGCATACTTGTCAACCACATTGTCCCTGGGGCATTCGACACCTCCCGGGTCGAGGGTCAGTCGACTCCAGCTCCGAATGCCGACATTCCTGTGGGACGTCTTGGAATGCCCGAAGAGATCGCACACACTGTCGCGTTCCTCTCATCCGAGGGCGCCGCATACATTACGGGTCAGAGTATCCACGTAAATGGCGGCGTACTCATTGCGTAG
- the moaD gene encoding molybdopterin converting factor subunit 1, with product MLVTVVFLASYREIAGTATARIALAAGSTISELVAQVCAQFPGLPDPERIVAAVNNEYREPDYILDDGDEVALIPPVSGGS from the coding sequence ATGCTGGTAACGGTTGTCTTCCTCGCTAGCTACCGCGAGATCGCTGGCACAGCCACGGCCCGGATAGCGCTGGCCGCCGGATCGACCATTTCGGAGCTTGTAGCTCAGGTCTGCGCCCAGTTTCCGGGGTTGCCAGACCCTGAACGCATAGTCGCGGCGGTCAACAACGAGTACCGGGAGCCTGACTATATACTGGACGACGGGGATGAAGTCGCGCTCATCCCACCCGTCAGTGGAGGCTCATAA
- a CDS encoding molybdenum cofactor biosynthesis protein MoaE — translation MNSTSPIHITHEPLDVGRVAELVQHPGAGAIATFVGTTRDHTGDRRVLRLEYEAYRPMADEQLQRVADEMLDQWELTGVAIHHRLGRLEIGEASLVVAVSSAHRQAAFEACHFSIDRIKQIVPIWKKEFFVGGEVWVGSQEDFNPLGAHEVAVEC, via the coding sequence ATGAACTCTACCTCACCGATCCACATCACCCACGAGCCACTGGACGTGGGTAGGGTGGCCGAGCTTGTACAACACCCTGGCGCAGGAGCAATTGCGACTTTCGTGGGAACTACACGCGATCACACGGGCGATCGCAGGGTCCTGCGGCTTGAGTACGAAGCCTATCGACCCATGGCCGACGAGCAGCTCCAGAGGGTGGCGGACGAGATGCTGGACCAGTGGGAACTCACCGGGGTGGCGATCCATCACAGGCTTGGCAGGTTGGAGATTGGGGAAGCCAGCCTGGTGGTCGCAGTATCGTCGGCACACCGGCAGGCCGCGTTCGAGGCGTGTCACTTCAGTATCGACCGTATTAAGCAGATTGTCCCTATCTGGAAGAAGGAGTTCTTCGTAGGGGGAGAGGTATGGGTCGGAAGCCAGGAGGACTTCAATCCCCTTGGTGCACATGAAGTTGCCGTTGAGTGTTGA
- the miaB gene encoding tRNA (N6-isopentenyl adenosine(37)-C2)-methylthiotransferase MiaB: MQSYYVWTVGCQMNKADSERLESALDQMGLSPGESARDSDVIVLNSCVVRESAEDRVVGMLTHLKPVKQRDPDKVLALMGCMVGPRKDQLTERFPYVDVFMQPQQYDPLIELLGDRLGIDPEGCVGPLTATPDVATFIPVIHGCDKFCSFCIIPYRRGREVSRTVEEIVNESVHLVKRGVKEVTLLGQNVDSYGHDLPGSIDLGDLLAAVNDVEGIERVRFLTSHPNDMSDSIIDAIANLDKVCEHVNLPFQAGDDQVLADMRRGYTNAEYRDKIERIRERIPNVSLATDLIVGFCGETEGQFERTAELVRDIGFDKVHAAAYSTRPGTISARLMQDDVPEAEKHRRLKVIEEIQESVSAGINARLMDTTQQVLVEGRRKGRWFGRNRNDKLVFFDSPDDLKGQMVDVNIERTSPWSLQGAL, translated from the coding sequence ATGCAAAGCTACTACGTCTGGACAGTTGGCTGCCAGATGAACAAAGCGGACTCCGAGCGGCTTGAGAGCGCCCTTGACCAGATGGGTCTCTCGCCAGGAGAGTCCGCCCGTGATTCCGACGTAATCGTTCTCAATAGTTGCGTGGTTCGTGAGAGTGCTGAAGACCGAGTGGTTGGGATGCTCACACACCTCAAGCCGGTCAAGCAGCGAGACCCGGACAAGGTCCTGGCTCTAATGGGCTGCATGGTCGGCCCTCGCAAGGATCAGCTTACCGAGCGGTTCCCGTATGTCGACGTATTCATGCAGCCTCAGCAGTACGATCCGCTCATCGAGCTTTTGGGAGACAGGCTGGGTATTGATCCAGAAGGTTGTGTTGGACCGCTTACGGCGACACCTGACGTTGCCACCTTCATCCCAGTGATACATGGTTGCGACAAATTCTGCTCGTTCTGCATCATCCCGTACCGGCGGGGCAGGGAAGTCAGCCGGACGGTCGAAGAAATCGTGAATGAGTCTGTGCACCTCGTTAAGAGAGGCGTAAAGGAAGTTACGCTGCTGGGCCAGAACGTCGACTCTTACGGCCACGATCTGCCTGGTTCGATCGATTTGGGTGACCTCCTTGCGGCGGTCAACGATGTCGAGGGGATTGAGCGTGTCAGGTTTCTGACGTCGCATCCTAATGACATGAGCGACAGCATCATCGATGCAATCGCCAACTTGGACAAGGTCTGCGAACATGTAAATCTCCCGTTCCAGGCCGGCGACGACCAGGTGCTGGCCGACATGCGCCGTGGGTATACAAATGCTGAATACCGAGACAAGATTGAGCGCATTCGGGAACGGATACCAAACGTATCGCTGGCCACCGATCTGATAGTTGGCTTCTGTGGCGAAACTGAGGGGCAGTTCGAGCGCACAGCGGAACTCGTCCGTGACATCGGATTCGACAAGGTCCACGCGGCTGCATACTCGACCAGACCGGGCACGATCTCAGCGAGACTCATGCAGGACGATGTTCCCGAAGCCGAAAAGCATCGCCGGCTCAAGGTCATCGAAGAAATTCAGGAGTCCGTATCAGCCGGAATCAACGCACGACTGATGGATACGACTCAGCAGGTACTGGTTGAGGGTCGACGCAAGGGCAGGTGGTTCGGCCGCAATCGGAACGACAAGCTGGTCTTCTTTGACAGTCCTGATGACCTGAAGGGTCAGATGGTGGACGTAAACATAGAGCGCACGAGCCCCTGGTCGCTCCAGGGTGCTCTGTAA